The Astatotilapia calliptera chromosome 2, fAstCal1.2, whole genome shotgun sequence genome includes a window with the following:
- the LOC113029384 gene encoding uncharacterized protein LOC113029384, whose amino-acid sequence MRPRSRLLSKRRLTLPTIREGSEETVRDLNEANTLHNSGHCQALSSEDYLLSICHLAHPTFPSRDVSPDTFHTQQQDTAQQKLRPSWIEYNSKEEARAADAQQAEGKELNRQLKFGNSDPLEYIYGHQNSFSTLSGGRRRAFVEGRFMRQHGSVWESRVCVRAHSIALGSNPDFPQQHKSSCSELNSKTDTSVPNISPKHTLARSEASIACRKAEGERLNPAIKQSLISQWISDCRLAWREARTRACMLPAIAEV is encoded by the coding sequence ATGCGGCCGCGGTCCAGACTGCTCTCCAAGAGGAGACTGACACTGCCCACAATCAGAGAGGGCAGCGAGGAGACGGTTAGAGATTTGAACGAAGCCAACACGCTCCATAATTCTGGTCACTGCCAGGCTTTGTCATCGGAGGACTACCTCCTCTCCATCTGCCACCTGGCCCACCCCACTTTTCCCAGCCGGGATGTTTCCCCGGACACTTtccacacacagcagcaggacACTGCGCAGCAGAAGCTGAGGCCATCGTGGATTGAATACAACTCGAAAGAGGAGGCACGTGCTGCTGATGCGCAGCAGGCAGAGGGGaaagaactaaacagacagctgAAGTTTGGCAACTCTGACCCTCTTGAGTATATTTATGGACACCAGAACAGCTTCTCTACCCTCTCAGGAGGTAGGAGGAGAGCATTTGTCGAGGGGAGGTTTATGAGGCAGCACGGCAGCGTATGGGAGAGCAGAGTGTGCGTGCGAGCCCACAGCATTGCCCTTGGTTCAAATCCAGATTTCCCACAACAACATAAGAGCAGTTGCTCTGAATTAAACAGCAAAACTGACACTTCAGTTCCAAACATCTCCCCAAAACACACCTTGGCCAGGTCAGAGGCCAGCATAGCTTGCAGAaaggcagagggagagaggctGAATCCAGCCATCAAACAGTCCCTCATCTCTCAGTGGATCTCTGACTGCAGGCTGGCATGGAGGGAGGCACGCACTCGAGCCTGTATGCTTCCTGCCATTGCTGAGGTGTAG